The DNA sequence AAGTTCGAGCTGCGCATGAGAATAAACGCATTGCAGAACTAATGGTATCCGAATTTTCTGGCGGATTTGATCCTAATCTTCCTTTTAGTGAGATTATAATTGAGGCGTTCAATCCAATTTTGGATAAACCTAAACCATGTACTGGACTTCTTTTGCACCGTGAGTCCATCGGTATGGAAGTCAAGGCCTATTTGAACGATGCAGAATACTTACGTGAAAATTTAGAGAAATCGAAAGAGGTAAAAGTGTTGGTCGCTAACGAGTTGCGAAAACAGGTTGACAAAATCTATTTCAAGGCTGAAATCGACTATGCGATAAACTATCAACCATTAGTAGTTAATAGCTACAAAATCGGCGCCCTTGACAATCTTTATAGAGCACTTGCAATTCGAGAGAGACATAACTTGGTCCCGGCTGCTTATAAGCTCTATTATCCACCCTGGAAGAAAAATTTAAAGATAGTCGATGCTGTTGACCTGATGATTACTGAAAGTGTTAAAAATCCATCAACAATCTTTAATCTAAAGGGCAGGGACTTTGAATTATTTCTACGAAGAATTTTTGAAGGCTTTGGTTATGAAGTTCAACTTACTGCTGCAACTAGAGACGGCGGCGTGGATTTGATATGTCTATGTAGAAAAGCAGAAATACCGATAAAAATTGCGATTGAGACAAAACGCTACTCTGCAAATCAACCAATCGGGGTTTCTTTAGTCAGACAATTTGTTGGAGCAAATAAACAATGGATGGCTAATAAACAAGTTTATGTAACTACAACAGATTATACAAAACCTGCATTGGTTGATGCGAGCACACCACAACTTGTACAATTGTTAGAACTTAAAACATTACCTGATGTATTCCGTTGGGCAAATGATTTTGTGGAGGACCAATATTTGTATAATTTCTAATATTTTGGCATCAGGCAAACACCTGGTGAAGCAAATATCTCATGCAAAATAGCAAATGTATGTTTTGAGGTTGGCTTTGAAAGTGTGCCTTCATTTATAGTATTTAAAGATGATTCCTGCAATTGGTTTAGTCTGGGGTAAAATAGAAAAAATCCACGTAGTCATACACAATTATCACGCTTGCTGCGATTAACGATTTTATATTGAGGTTTCATTCAGACTTCATTAAAATATATTATGATCCAGCTTTCTACTCTTGACTTCTCCGTAATCCTGTTATACTTGATCGTATTTATGGGCATTGGCGTTTGGTTTGGACGCAAAAACAAAACCGGCGACGACTACTTCCGGGCTACTAAAACATTTCCCTGGTATGTGATTGCTTTTTCCATCTTCGCTACGGATATGGGCTCTTACGCTTTCATCACGCTGGCAGGGCTGGGTTACAACCATGGAATGTTGTTTTCCCACTACCAGTGGTTTGCCGGCGCCGCCATGATCACTTTGACTTTTTTCTTTTTGCCGCTCTACCTGAAGTCCGGCATATTCACCATGCCGGAGTTTCTATCCCGTAGATTTGGTACTTCTTTAGGGACAACCTATTCGGCGCTTACATTATTCATCTATGTAATCGTTGAAATTCCCGTGCTGCTGCTGACCAGTTCTATCTTTCTCTCGGAGTTTTTGCATGTGAACCCGTGGCTAATCATGGTGAGTCTCGCCATTTTTATTTTGATCTATGTTTCACTCGGCGGCCTCAAAGCCGTTGTTTATACGGATTTCTTGCAGACCATACTCATTATCGCTGGCGGGTTATGGGTGTGCTACACCGCGCTGTCACGACCTGAAGTTGGCGGCTGGAGTGGATTGACAGATAAACTGGATCCAGCGATGTTCGATGCTTTCCGTTCAGCCGATGATCCCAACCTGCCCTGGACGGCAATTTGCGGTGGGATTATGCTTGGCCATTTGTGGTATTGGATGACCAACCAGACCATCACACAAAGAATGCTGGGCGCTCGCTCACTTGCGGAGGGTCGAATGGGTATTCTGCTGAGTTCGGTTTTAAAGTTCTTTATTCCTTTTATTGCAATGGTGCCCGGCATGGCCGCATTGGTGATCTACGGCACGCAGGATATTATAGGCTATGGCGATACGGTTTTCGCCAAACTCATTGTCGACTTTATTCCCACAGGCGTGCGTGGTCTGATTGTGATCACTTTTTTCGCAGCTATGATGTCCTCGTGTGATTCCATTCTGAACTCTGCTGCCACGCTTTTTACATTTGACTTTTACAAGAAATTCTTTAATAAAAATGCCCAGGACAAGGAATTGATCAGGGCGGGGCAGGTTGCGGCTGTAGTTATTATGGCATTGGGCCTGGTCTTTGTTAGCTTATACCAAAACAAGGAATCCATTTATCGGGAGTTCCAGAATTATTACGCATATTTCAGCCCGCCCATCACCGCCATTTTCTTTGCTGCGGTATTTTCAAGGAAGATCAACATGCGCGGCTGCTTTTTGGCCTTGTTTGTTTCGGTGGGGGGCTCCATCTTGTTGGACAATATTAATCACGGAATCGTTTTTCTCAATGATTACAATAATACAGCGCTTGTTATGTTTTTGGTTAGCGTACTCTTACTAAAATTGGGCAGTATAAGTGGAAAGCCAGTCCAGCCTGAACAACTGGAAGGAACCAGTTACCATTGGTTACGAAAGCAGCCGGATTTTGGCGAGGAAAAAATGGAGCACTGGTGGTTCAACAGGTGGATCTGGATTGGTTTGTATTTAGTGGTGCTGGTCTGGACATCGATACGGTTTGGATTGTTTTGGTAACCGATAAACTAGCCTGTTTTTTCTTTTTTGACAGGATTAACAAGATATACTGAAGTCTAATGAACGACTCTGTGTCCTGATGTCACCCCATGTCTCACGTTTTAAACCGTTACACAAACCGGAATTCCCGGCCGAGGGTCTGCAACAATCGTATAAATGCTATCGCCAAATTCACGCCACCAGCCGTGAAAAACCTGTGATGATTCCGTATATTCAACAGACATAGGATGCCAAATTTCTGTACCAGGTTCTTGAGTGAGGTCAACCTGAACACTTCGAGTGTCCAAACTCAATCCCTTTCGTAAAGCCTTCAATGCGCTTTCCTTGGCGCTCCAAATTAAGGTCGTATAAAATGGCCGTTCTCCTTTTGGTACCTGGTTCATCAACTCCTGTTCTTGCACGGTGAAATAATCTGAAATAAACGAATCACTGTGAGAATCTACGAATTCGAGATCACAACCAACTGGCGTATTATTTGTGTTGATCGCACAGAAGCCAATCTCTCCACTGTGGCTGAGGGAGATCGCAACTGGCGCTGGTTT is a window from the candidate division KSB1 bacterium genome containing:
- a CDS encoding 4'-phosphopantetheinyl transferase superfamily protein, with product MTQSNILWCSQKISDLPNGSDWLSNRELNRLKNMRSTRRRADWRLGRWTAKQALLPYLNKSHNVKDLCEIEILAAEDSAPEVFIDNKPAPVAISLSHSGEIGFCAINTNNTPVGCDLEFVDSHSDSFISDYFTVQEQELMNQVPKGERPFYTTLIWSAKESALKALRKGLSLDTRSVQVDLTQEPGTEIWHPMSVEYTESSQVFHGWWREFGDSIYTIVADPRPGIPVCVTV
- a CDS encoding restriction endonuclease, coding for MTKIIAKNFNLHEFTRAARNLDKDSYFFQPLIDLISTSSKDKILEWEEEMALLSGAFTTKTQYRKVRAAHENKRIAELMVSEFSGGFDPNLPFSEIIIEAFNPILDKPKPCTGLLLHRESIGMEVKAYLNDAEYLRENLEKSKEVKVLVANELRKQVDKIYFKAEIDYAINYQPLVVNSYKIGALDNLYRALAIRERHNLVPAAYKLYYPPWKKNLKIVDAVDLMITESVKNPSTIFNLKGRDFELFLRRIFEGFGYEVQLTAATRDGGVDLICLCRKAEIPIKIAIETKRYSANQPIGVSLVRQFVGANKQWMANKQVYVTTTDYTKPALVDASTPQLVQLLELKTLPDVFRWANDFVEDQYLYNF
- a CDS encoding sodium/solute symporter (Members of the Solute:Sodium Symporter (SSS), TC 2.A.21 as described in tcdb.org, catalyze solute:Na+ symport. Known solutes for members of the family include sugars, amino acids, nucleosides, inositols, vitamins, urea or anions, depending on the system.), whose protein sequence is MGIGVWFGRKNKTGDDYFRATKTFPWYVIAFSIFATDMGSYAFITLAGLGYNHGMLFSHYQWFAGAAMITLTFFFLPLYLKSGIFTMPEFLSRRFGTSLGTTYSALTLFIYVIVEIPVLLLTSSIFLSEFLHVNPWLIMVSLAIFILIYVSLGGLKAVVYTDFLQTILIIAGGLWVCYTALSRPEVGGWSGLTDKLDPAMFDAFRSADDPNLPWTAICGGIMLGHLWYWMTNQTITQRMLGARSLAEGRMGILLSSVLKFFIPFIAMVPGMAALVIYGTQDIIGYGDTVFAKLIVDFIPTGVRGLIVITFFAAMMSSCDSILNSAATLFTFDFYKKFFNKNAQDKELIRAGQVAAVVIMALGLVFVSLYQNKESIYREFQNYYAYFSPPITAIFFAAVFSRKINMRGCFLALFVSVGGSILLDNINHGIVFLNDYNNTALVMFLVSVLLLKLGSISGKPVQPEQLEGTSYHWLRKQPDFGEEKMEHWWFNRWIWIGLYLVVLVWTSIRFGLFW